The Astyanax mexicanus isolate ESR-SI-001 chromosome 21, AstMex3_surface, whole genome shotgun sequence genome contains the following window.
CCCCGTGGGCGTCCGAGACCCACTGACGTGTCGCTTCTCTGCGCGATTTCGTCGCTCCctcgttctttctttttttttcttctcctctccaTCTGCCTCTTCTGCCTCTCCTTTCTTCCCCTCCCTGGATCAGGAATGGAGCCAGGGGCTGTATCGGAATGGGAGGGGCCCCTCCTGGGGTCCTTGAACTCGTCAGGGATTCTGGAGGCGACGGCGTTTTCGAGGGCGCCGGCTCTCCTGGGAAACTCTTCCTATAACTCTTCGGACTACAGCATGCCGTTCCAGGGCAGCAGCACCATGCTGACGGCCATCATCTCGCTGACCGTTTTTATCGTGGGACTCGTCGGAAACACGCTGGCCATCTACGTGGTCCTGCGCTACGCCAAGATGAAGACGGTCACCAACATCTACATCCTGAACCTGGCCGTGGCCGACGAACTCTACATCCTGGGCCTTCCGTTCCTCACCACGCAGAACGTGCTCTCCTATTGGCCGTTCGGCTCCTTCCTGTGCCGCGTCCTCATGACGGCGGACTCTCTGAACCAGTTCACCAGCATCTTCTGCCTCACGGTCATGAGCATCGACCGCTACCTGGCCGTGGTGCACCCCATACGCTCCACCAGGTGGCGACGGCCGCGGGTGGCCAAAGTGGTGAGTGCCGCGGTGTGGGCCATCTCGTTCGTGGTCATTCTTCCCGTTGTCATCTTCTCCGACGTGCAGGACACGTTCTTCTCCTGCAACCTGAGCTGGCCGGAGCCGCGGGACGTCTGGTCCATGGCCTTCATCCTCTACACCGCCATCCTCGGCTTCTTCGCCCCCCTGCTGGTGATCTGCATGTGCTATCTGCTCATCATCGTCAAGGTGAGTCTCCAACCTCTTAACATCATGCCTGTtgaaaaaaatttaagtaaaattgactttttttaagtaaatttaatttcagatactttaaaaaaggattgatttaggaaaaataaagtttactaaaagaaaggattgactgaagttcagttcacttatttactttatgtaacatttttaaaaccGAGTTGAAATTAAATCCAGTACTCCATCCAGTACTTCTAGGGATTagaaaatctagtagaaagccttctctggacaaAAGAGAAAGTTACTCCAGCAAAGAGTATGTTTTTTCCACTGATTTTGGAAAAGCCTCGCAGCCGCAGCAGAAATCACCTCACCACACCAGGGCTAACTAACTCTGCCCGAGTTGAGACTTTTctacatatttgtttttttgttttgttttttcacataaaaaaattcGAACAGAGCTTTTTTGGAGGTTCTTCATTGTGAAAAAGATGTTTTAAAGAATATGAAAGCTTTTTCATTGAGCGAAAGTAGTTATTATTTCAATGCAAAGAATGAGAAGTCCATTGAGGAACCTCCAGGATGAGTGCCTGTAAGCACTTTAGCGATACCTCAGTACAACATCAGGTTCTTTAAAGATCTCGAAATATGGCTCGTACAAGAAATGTAGGCTATTATATTTGGATTCAGGTACAGAAATCGTTATTCGCTCCTTCATAGATTCAGACtgaaaaaactgtgtaaaaagctTTGAGTTCTTGGAGGAGCCTGTAGGTTATTGTGGTAACCTAGAGGTTCTACAAACTTTTAGCTTTTTTAAGTACAAGTTAAACAAATTGATGAATCgattgattcattcattttttgattgattgaaggTGAAGTCAGCAGGTGCTCGTGCCGGATTCACTAAGCGGCGGCGGTCGGAGAGGAAGGTGACGCGTATGGTGGTGGTGATCGTGGTGGTGTTCGTTCTCTGCTGGCTGCCGTTCTACATCATCAACATCGTCAACGTCATCGTCATCCTGCCGGAGAACAGCCTGATGGTGGGCATCTACTTCACCGTCGTCATCCTGTCCTACGCCAACAGCTGCGCCAACCCCGTCCTCTACGGCTTCCTGTGCGACAACTTCAAGCAGAGCTTCAGGAAGGTCCTGTGTTTCCGCAAGACCAACGGCGTGGAGGACGGAGACCCCAGCGTCCCGCGGACCGAGAAAATCACCACCCACGACTCCTTCCTGCCCCCGAGAAACCACGAGTTTAACGGACACGTGCAGAGCAGCCAGGTAACACAGCATCCACAGACCGCAGGATGATTTATAATGTGTGTATGggtgcatatatacatatatatatgtgtgtgtgtgtgtatatatatgtgtgtgtgtgtatagtgtacagttATACGTGTGTAATGTTATACATGAACATGCAGCACACATCAGGGCCAGAA
Protein-coding sequences here:
- the LOC103047489 gene encoding somatostatin receptor type 5 isoform X1; amino-acid sequence: MEPGAVSEWEGPLLGSLNSSGILEATAFSRAPALLGNSSYNSSDYSMPFQGSSTMLTAIISLTVFIVGLVGNTLAIYVVLRYAKMKTVTNIYILNLAVADELYILGLPFLTTQNVLSYWPFGSFLCRVLMTADSLNQFTSIFCLTVMSIDRYLAVVHPIRSTRWRRPRVAKVVSAAVWAISFVVILPVVIFSDVQDTFFSCNLSWPEPRDVWSMAFILYTAILGFFAPLLVICMCYLLIIVKVKSAGARAGFTKRRRSERKVTRMVVVIVVVFVLCWLPFYIINIVNVIVILPENSLMVGIYFTVVILSYANSCANPVLYGFLCDNFKQSFRKVLCFRKTNGVEDGDPSVPRTEKITTHDSFLPPRNHEFNGHVQSSQVWPRTPTPPSTSPATPPSTSPATPPARRAQLRLHQAPSTAAMESSSYDL
- the LOC103047489 gene encoding somatostatin receptor type 5 isoform X2, whose protein sequence is MEPGAVSEWEGPLLGSLNSSGILEATAFSRAPALLGNSSYNSSDYSMPFQGSSTMLTAIISLTVFIVGLVGNTLAIYVVLRYAKMKTVTNIYILNLAVADELYILGLPFLTTQNVLSYWPFGSFLCRVLMTADSLNQFTSIFCLTVMSIDRYLAVVHPIRSTRWRRPRVAKVVSAAVWAISFVVILPVVIFSDVQDTFFSCNLSWPEPRDVWSMAFILYTAILGFFAPLLVICMCYLLIIVKVKSAGARAGFTKRRRSERKVTRMVVVIVVVFVLCWLPFYIINIVNVIVILPENSLMVGIYFTVVILSYANSCANPVLYGFLCDNFKQSFRKVLCFRKTNGVEDGDPSVPRTEKITTHDSFLPPRNHEFNGHVQSSQDVQLEPCSGATQEPQSAHLKVIGQSTL